One segment of Cardiocondyla obscurior isolate alpha-2009 linkage group LG15, Cobs3.1, whole genome shotgun sequence DNA contains the following:
- the LOC139108634 gene encoding guanylate kinase, which produces MIHKGIRPLVLCGPSGTGKSTLIKRLFDDFPDTFKFSVSHTTRMPRPGEQDGIHYYFTDKEKMQEQIKNGEFIETATFSGNLYGTSKRAVEEVQRLGKVCVLDIDVQGVKQIKRTDLNPFYVFVKPPSIVELERRLKARNTETEESLERRLSIARSELEYGETPGNFDVVIENDNLEKAYEVLRSFILSNYNSHCTTDETTS; this is translated from the exons ATGATTCACAAAGGAATACGTCCGTTAGTACTCTGTGGCCCATCTGGCACTGGAAAAAGCACCTTGATAAAACGATTATTTGACGATTTTCCCGATACCTTCAAGTTTTCGGTATCCCATACAACAAGAATGCCACGACCCGGTGAACAAGATGGAATTCACTATTATTTCACAGATAAGGAAAAGATGcaagaacaaattaaaaacgGCGAGTTTATAGAGACTGCTACATTTAGTGGAAATCTATATGGAACGAg CAAACGAGCGGTTGAAGAGGTACAACGCTTAGGAAAGGTATGTGTGTTAGATATTGATGTGCAAGGCGTGAAGCAAATAAAACGCACCGATCTCAATCCTTTTTACGTATTCGTAAAACCACCGTCGATCGTCGAATTGGAGCGACGATTAAAGGCTAGAAATACGGAGACCGAAGAATCGTTAGAGCGTAGATTGTCCATTGCCAGATCTGAATTAGAATATG GTGAAACGCCCGGTAACTTTGACGTTGTTATagaaaatgataatttggaaaaagCATATGAGGTTTTGCGCAGTTTTATACTGTCCAACTATAATTCACATTGCACCacag atgaaaCAACGAGCTAG
- the LOC139108631 gene encoding solute carrier family 35 member E2A, whose amino-acid sequence MENYSVRINYPQTGRGDVDEQPAVSHDAQPRQHVDHVKRREDVVVLTSDTKGGLFNPRALLFLTLWYVFSGCTLFLNKYILSYMEGDPTILGACQMLMTAICGLIQMYFPCGMYKASPRLMRPPGFYKHMTLVGCTRFATVVLGLVSLNYVAVSFTETIKSSAPLFTVLISRYLLGEHTGLYVNLSLIPVMGGLALCSINEISFDLRGFIAAMATNVTECLQNVYSKMLISGDNFKYTPAELQFYTSLASIVVQIPVSILLVDLPTLEHSMSFKLFAAFLLNGVFFHFQSITAYVLMDYISPVTHSVANTAKRAFLIWLSVLLFNNSVTGLSALGTSCVIVGVLLYNRAQEYDRMCKTKLRYSSKINLQ is encoded by the exons ATGGAGAATTACTCCGTGCGCATCAATTATCCACAGACCGGCCGTGGAGATGTCGACGAACAGCCAGCCGTATCTCACGACGCCCAGCCGAGGCAGCACGTGGACCACGTCAAGAGGAGAGAGGATGTGGTCGTTTTAACAAGCGACACGAAAGGCGGTCTGTTCAATCCTCGAGCCCTCCTCTTTCTCACCCTGTGGTACGTCTTCAGCGGGTGCACTTTGTTTCTGAACAAATACATACTGTCCTACATGGAAGGCGATCCCACTATCTTGG GCGCCTGTCAAATGTTGATGACCGCAATATGTGGATTGATACAAATGTATTTTCCTTGTGGTATGTACAAAGCCAGTCCACGATTGATGAGACCTCCAGGATTTTATAAGCACATGACACTGGTAGGATGCACGAGATTCGCCACGGTAGTCTTAGGTCTAGTATCGTTAAATTACGTAGCTGTAAGCTTCACAGAAACCATAAAGAGTAGTGCACCTCTTTTCACCGTCCTTATCAGCAGGTATTTATTAG GGGAACATACTGgattatatgtaaatttatctttaataccTGTAATGGGTGGATTGGCACTGTGTTCTATTAATGAAATTAGTTTCGACCTTAGAGGATTTATTGCCGCAATGGCCACAAACGTAACAGAGTGCTTGCAAAACGTTTACTCAAAGATGTTAATCAGTggtgataattttaaatatac accAGCagaattgcaattttataccAGTTTAGCGTCAATTGTGGTACAAATACCGGTGTCGATATTATTGGTCGATTTACCTACTCTTGAGCATTCCAtgagttttaaattattcgctgCATTCCTTCTCAATGGAGTGTTCTTCCATTTTCAAAGTATTACTGCTTATGTACTTATGGACTATATCAGTCCTGTGACACACAG cGTTGCTAATACTGCAAAGAGAGCTTTCCTAATATGGCTCTCTGTGCTGTTATTTAACAATTCTGTGACGGGTTTATCAGCGCTCGGCACTTCTTGCGTCATTGTAGGAGTGTTGTTGTACAATCGGGCACAGGAGTATGATAGGATGTGTAAAACGAAGTTACGATATTCGTcaaaaatcaatttacaatAG
- the Rpii15 gene encoding DNA-directed RNA polymerase II subunit RPB9, whose product MSKIAGYDTHDDGPGFVGIRFCQECNNMLYPKEDKENKVLMYACRNCDFKQLADSNCIYVNKIMHEIDELTHIVADVISDPTLPRTEEHPCPKCNHREAVFFQAQTRRAEEEMRLYYVCTNQLCCHRWTE is encoded by the exons ATGTCGAAGATAGCAGGCTACGACACGCACGATGACGGTCCGGGATTCGTAGGCATTAGGTTTTGTCAAGAATGTAATAACATGTTATACCCGAAGGAGGATAAAGAGAACAAGGTGCTCATGTATGCG TGCAGAAATTGTGATTTCAAACAGCTGGCGGACAGCAACTGCATCTATGTGAACAAAATCATGCACGAGATAGA cgaACTAACGCACATCGTCGCCGATGTGATATCTGATCCTACGCTGCCAAGAACTGAGGAACACCCATGCCCGAAATGCAATCATAGAGAAGCTGTATTTTTTCAGGCACAAACTAGACGGGCTGAGGAAGAAATGAGGTTGtattatgtatgtacaaaTCAACTCTGTTGCCACAGGTGGACGGAATAA
- the Cth gene encoding putative cystathionine gamma-lyase 2 isoform X1, with product MSSNRKGFATIAIHSGQDPQQWSHRSVVPPLVMSTTFQQDGPGDYEKYDYSRGGNPTRDVLETCLAALENGKHGFCYSSGLGATTAISALLQAGDHFVAGDDLYGGTNRYIQNCMSKQGIKYTFVDMTNVQNVVDALQPNTKMVWLETPTNPLMKVIDIKAVADSLKSRPDIILVVDNTFLTCYYQKPLELGAHISMYSMSKYMNGHSDIIMGACVTSRDDLAEKLRFIQKAMGIIPSPFDCAMVNRSLKTLELRMQQHMKNGLAVAKFLESHPCVEQVLHPYLPSHQQHDVALKQTSGHSGMISFYLKGDSARFLKALKVFTLAESLGGYESLAELPSIMTHSSVPEEMRVELGITDQLIRLSVGLEAEQDLIADIKQALDACQ from the exons atgtCTTCAAACAGAAAAGGTTTTGCCACAATAGCTATTCATTCCGGGCAAGATCCTCAGCAATGGAGCCATCGCTCGGTTGTTCCACCTTTGGTGATGTCCACCACTTTCCAGCAAGATGGTCCAGGAGATTACGAa aaatatgaCTATAGTAGAGGCGGCAATCCTACACGTGACGTTTTGGAAACATGCCTAGCTGCTTTAGAAAACGGCAAACATGGTTTTTGCTACTCTTCAGGATTGGGCGCTACTACTGCAATTTCAGCTTTATTACAGGCAGGAGATCATTTTGTTGCGGGAGATGATCTCTATGGTGGGACGAATCGTTATATACAAAATTGCATGAGCAAGCAAGGTATAAAATATACCTTCGTCGATATGACGAATGTGCAGAATGTTGTGGACGCCTTACAACCGAATACaaag ATGGTGTGGCTCGAAACTCCAACAAACCCCTTGATGAAAGTAATAGATATTAAAGCGGTAGCTGATAGCTTGAAATCTCGTCCGGACATTATATTAGTAGTCGACAATACTTTTCTTACATGTTATTATCAA aaacctctcgagcttggcgcacatatATCGATGTATTCGATGTCAAAATATATGAATGGCCATTCTGATATTATTATGGGCGCCTGTGTCACATCGCGAGACGatctcgcggaaaaattgCGATTCATACAAAAAG CCATGGGTATCATCCCATCACCATTTGACTGCGCCATGGTTAATCGCAGTTTGAAAACTCTTGAACTCAGAATGCAGCAACATATGAAGAATGGTTTGGCGGTTGCTAAATTTCTCGAGTCCCATCCTTGCGTCGAACAAGTGCTCCATCCat ATCTTCCGTCACATCAACAACATGATGTTGCTCTTAAACAAACATCGGGGCACAGCGGAatgatatctttttatttgaaaggAGATTCTGCACGCTTTTTGAAAGCGTTGAAAGTTTTTACGTTAGCTGAATCTTTAGGCGGTTATGAATCATTGGCTGAATTACC ATCCATAATGACGCATTCTTCTGTGCCGGAAGAAATGCGTGTAGAATTGGGTATAACTGATCAACTAATTCGACTATCTGTTGGTCTTGAAGCCGAACAAGATCTTATAGCCGACATAAAACAAGCATTGGATGCTTGCCAATGA
- the Elp6 gene encoding elongator complex protein 6, translating to MASSMATVSSILGIDRINMDGKTILIEEQHGTNANFLINAILSHGLKRTNAAVCLILCHNTFSHYHNIGMRLGYNLINLKEKGQVTVVEPMKLVASNVTDISKNFIDETEVIIPYSTSVKHMDIVHKLFAHVKEKYEEAAKFTESVIIIIDDINNFSNLGLDVRDTMYFMRCLTSFVTLHPSTQLCILAHKYQESVQISNANMIVNTLKHMAHLCVTTQPFRTGHSSDTSGKLTVHWNTNSIRSKYHLIEKTTHLFNLVDWQVKIYAPGTMSILF from the coding sequence ATGGCTAGCTCGATGGCAACGGTGAGCAGTATCCTCGGAATCGACAGAATAAACATGGAtggtaaaacaattttgatcGAAGAACAACACGGCACCAATGCAAACTTCTTAATTAATGCCATTTTATCACATGGATTGAAGAGAACGAATGCTGCCGTTTGTTTAATTCTTTGTCATAATACTTTTAGTCATTATCACAATATTGGCATGAGACTAGGttataatcttattaatttaaaagaaaagggcCAAGTCACTGTTGTCGAGCCAATGAAACTTGTAGCCAGCAATGTTACGGACATATCCAAGAACTTTATAGACGAAACAGAAGTAATCATTCCCTATAGCACTTCTGTAAAACATATGGATATCGTCCATAAGCTGTTTGCACACGTTAAAGAAAAGTATGAAGAAGCAGCAAAATTTACTGAatctgttattattattatcgatgatataaataatttttctaatcttGGTCTTGATGTTCGCGATACTATGTATTTTATGAGATGTTTAACATCATTTGTAACGTTACATCCTTCCACACAGCTTTGTATTCTTGCACATAAGTATCAAGAAAGTGTACAAATTTCAAATGCAAATATGATAGTTAATACCTTAAAACATATGGCACATTTATGTGTTACAACACAACCATTTAGAACAGGACATTCCAGCGATACATCTGGTAAATTAACTGTTCATTGGAATACAAATTCCATTAGATCAAAGTATCATTTGATAGAAAAAACAACACATCTATTTAATTTGGTAGATTGGCAAGTGAAAATTTATGCACCTGGTACTATGTCTATTCtgttctaa
- the Kpc2 gene encoding ubiquitin-associated domain-containing protein 1 isoform X2, translated as MIPWMRDQILEAWHNRKSSRTANKQSLTLSSVSTGNPAGSNTMLTPLPTSPENFFINVISIEGNVLGITIKPNHYTVENIKKIAVIHFYGQDTTKPASCYRLVHSTKFKQLADEDYIDDEDINECDELLLVEIRPFSVQETLSDEALKGPNLEAITRATSDLPSLQNVPKPVPSTECPADFQNEIRKILITLVQASAKILMYSTNAEKLFDVIKEKLEARYKPVNDPKVVKTLIEMGYPHKKVLKALCLRRSNMTEALEWLIEHQDDSDDEDDDFLSVDIITDPNIASSSSSMSIKKKLLKNAWFELETEMGFDEKNVIGALKITGNDQANACEWLLGERRRSLQDLDEGLESDSLIYKAIMDNPHIQLSLTKPKMLLAYLSMIETPASANVWINDPEISPVLSQISRTYHTEKHAIHMNRYT; from the exons ATGATCCCATGGATGCGTGATCAAATACTAGAGGCCTGGCATAACAGAAAGAGTTCAAGGACAGCTAATAAGCAGTCCTTGACCCTTTCTTCTGTCAGTACAGGCAATCCAGCAGGCAGTAACACTATGCTTACACCATTACCTACTTCACctgaaaattttttcattaatgtcatcag CATTGAAGGTAATGTATTAGGCATTACAATAAAACCAAACCACTATActgtagaaaatattaaaaaaatagcagtGATCCATTTCTATGGTCAAGATACAACCAAACCTGCTTCATGCTATCGTTTAGTTCattcaacaaaatttaaacAGCTTGCAGATGAAGATTATATAGATGATGAGGATATTAATGAATgtg atGAATTATTGCTAGTAGAAATACGACCGTTCTCTGTACAAGAAACTTTGTCAGATGAAGCTCTTAAGGGCCCAAATCTAGAAGCAATAACTCGAGCTACAAGTGATTTACCTAGTCTACAAAATGTTCCTAAGCCTGTGCCATCTACAGAATGCCCTGCagat TTTCAGAATGAAatccgtaaaattttaataacacttgTGCAAGCATctgcaaaaattttaatgtacagcACCAATGCTGAAAAGTTATTTGACGTTATTAAGGAGAAACTTGAAGCTAGGTATAAGCCGGTTAATGATCCAAAAGTTGTAAAAACTCTTATAGAAATGGGTTATCCTCACAAAAAAGTTCTTAAAGCATTATGTCTTCGAAG ATCAAACATGACAGAAGCTTTAGAATGGCTTATAGAACATCAAGATGATTCAGATGATGAAGATGATGATTTCTTATCTGTTGATATAATAACAGATCCAAATATTGCAAGTTCCAGTTCATCAATGagcattaagaaaaaattattaaaaaatgcatggTTTGAACTTGAAACAG AAATGGGCTTTGATGAGAAAAATGTTATAGGAGCACTGAAAATTACTGGAAATGATCAGGCTAATGCT TGTGAATGGTTGTTGGGCGAAAGAAGACGTAGTCTACAAGATTTAGACGAGGGTCTTGAATCAGATAGTCTAATTTATAAAGCAATTATGGATAATCCTCATATTCAGCTTAGTCTTACAAAACCTAAAATGTTGCTTG catATTTGTCAATGATAGAAACGCCGGCTTCGGCAAATGTATGGATTAATGATCCTGAAATTTCACCCGTACTTAGCCAAATATCTAGAACATATCATACTGAAAAACATGCCATTCATATGAATCGTTATACTTAG
- the Kpc2 gene encoding ubiquitin-associated domain-containing protein 1 isoform X1 encodes MIPWMRDQILEAWHNRKSSRTANKQSLTLSSVSTGNPAGSNTMLTPLPTSPENFFINVISIEGNVLGITIKPNHYTVENIKKIAVIHFYGQDTTKPASCYRLVHSTKFKQLADEDYIDDEDINECDELLLVEIRPFSVQETLSDEALKGPNLEAITRATSDLPSLQNVPKPVPSTECPADFQNEIRKILITLVQASAKILMYSTNAEKLFDVIKEKLEARYKPVNDPKVVKTLIEMGYPHKKVLKALCLRRSNMTEALEWLIEHQDDSDDEDDDFLSVDIITDPNIASSSSSMSIKKKLLKNAWFELETEIQDKKEKNLVHIIELLLQSFRQYKKMDFKPNKKAMRSLVEMGFDEKNVIGALKITGNDQANACEWLLGERRRSLQDLDEGLESDSLIYKAIMDNPHIQLSLTKPKMLLAYLSMIETPASANVWINDPEISPVLSQISRTYHTEKHAIHMNRYT; translated from the exons ATGATCCCATGGATGCGTGATCAAATACTAGAGGCCTGGCATAACAGAAAGAGTTCAAGGACAGCTAATAAGCAGTCCTTGACCCTTTCTTCTGTCAGTACAGGCAATCCAGCAGGCAGTAACACTATGCTTACACCATTACCTACTTCACctgaaaattttttcattaatgtcatcag CATTGAAGGTAATGTATTAGGCATTACAATAAAACCAAACCACTATActgtagaaaatattaaaaaaatagcagtGATCCATTTCTATGGTCAAGATACAACCAAACCTGCTTCATGCTATCGTTTAGTTCattcaacaaaatttaaacAGCTTGCAGATGAAGATTATATAGATGATGAGGATATTAATGAATgtg atGAATTATTGCTAGTAGAAATACGACCGTTCTCTGTACAAGAAACTTTGTCAGATGAAGCTCTTAAGGGCCCAAATCTAGAAGCAATAACTCGAGCTACAAGTGATTTACCTAGTCTACAAAATGTTCCTAAGCCTGTGCCATCTACAGAATGCCCTGCagat TTTCAGAATGAAatccgtaaaattttaataacacttgTGCAAGCATctgcaaaaattttaatgtacagcACCAATGCTGAAAAGTTATTTGACGTTATTAAGGAGAAACTTGAAGCTAGGTATAAGCCGGTTAATGATCCAAAAGTTGTAAAAACTCTTATAGAAATGGGTTATCCTCACAAAAAAGTTCTTAAAGCATTATGTCTTCGAAG ATCAAACATGACAGAAGCTTTAGAATGGCTTATAGAACATCAAGATGATTCAGATGATGAAGATGATGATTTCTTATCTGTTGATATAATAACAGATCCAAATATTGCAAGTTCCAGTTCATCAATGagcattaagaaaaaattattaaaaaatgcatggTTTGAACTTGAAACAG aaatacaggataaaaaagaaaaaaatttagtacaTATCATAGAATTGTTATTGCAAAGTTTTCGACAATATAAGAAAATGGATTTTAAACCTAATAAGAAAGCAATGCGATCGCTTGTAGAAATGGGCTTTGATGAGAAAAATGTTATAGGAGCACTGAAAATTACTGGAAATGATCAGGCTAATGCT TGTGAATGGTTGTTGGGCGAAAGAAGACGTAGTCTACAAGATTTAGACGAGGGTCTTGAATCAGATAGTCTAATTTATAAAGCAATTATGGATAATCCTCATATTCAGCTTAGTCTTACAAAACCTAAAATGTTGCTTG catATTTGTCAATGATAGAAACGCCGGCTTCGGCAAATGTATGGATTAATGATCCTGAAATTTCACCCGTACTTAGCCAAATATCTAGAACATATCATACTGAAAAACATGCCATTCATATGAATCGTTATACTTAG
- the LOC139108620 gene encoding prenylcysteine oxidase 1, whose protein sequence is MNKPDAALLLFGVLILIFQQGISLQVQTPRIAIIGGGIGGAAASHFLTELFNENLNIDLYEGKTIGGRLATIKIDRDEFEAGGSIIHPKNMYMQRFVKLLGLEKNEGLGQEKTAIWDGTDFIFVDGDWISLIKLIYRYGFQVFKLMSHINSLIEDFLKIYDLQDAGQSFANVTALLSAMNKDFPQLLQISTKEYFSRMGFSENLIDELVEAATVVNYGQDVDIQSFVGSIALAANGELWSVKGGNKKVPEHLIYRNKNVNVAPSRVTNIRSLSKSDDSSHYEVTYINKDSTDSMTSTYDIVIIAAPLTEDQEFQIEFNEFPDDFAFPGNYQTTYATFVKANLNPKYFGLKTTFDAVLSCNPNKTKISSVGKLHLVDGSIEIDPPVWKVFSRNSMETSLIHDIFSQVIEKKEIAWKAYPRYSTKVNLDNFKLHDALYHVNAIEWAASAMEMSAVAGRNVAILAYNDFLTKSHNFILDKTREIHEDSKQVHEHIEF, encoded by the exons ATGAATAAGCCAGATGCAGCGTTATTGCTATTCggagtattaatattaatattccaaCAAGGGATTTCTCTTCAGGTACAAACTCCGCGTATCg ctATTATAGGAGGTGGAATTGGTGGTGCAGCAGCCTCACATTTTCTCACTGAATTGTTCaacgaaaatttaaatatcgacTTATACGAGGGGAAAACTATTGGCGGACGATTAGCAACTATCAAGATCGACAGAGATGAATTTGAGGCCGGCGGTTCCATTATACATcctaaaaatatgtatatgcaaaGATTTGTTAAACTTTTAG GTTTGGAAAAGAATGAAGGCCTTGGTCAGGAGAAAACAGCTATATGGGATGGAacagattttatatttgtagaCGGCGATTGGATAtcgctaataaaattaatttacagataTGGGTTTCAAGTGTTTAAACTCATGAG CCATATAAACAGCTTGATAGAAGATTTTCTGAAGATATATGATCTGCAGGACGCCGGACAATCTTTCGCCAACGTCACTGCATTGTTGTCAGCGATGAATAAAGATTTTCcacaattattacaaatatctaCGAAGGAATATTTTTCGCGCATGGGCTTTTCGGAAAATCTAATCGATGAATTAGTAGAAGCCGCTACTGTAGTGAATTATGGTCAAGATGTCGACATCCAAAGTTTTGTTGGTTCTATAGCTCTAGCGGCAAATGGTGAATTATGGTCCGTTAAAGGGGGAAATAAAAag GTACCGGAGCATCttatttacagaaataaaaacgtCAATGTAGCACCGAGTCGTGTTACGAATATTCGCAGTTTATCAAAGAGCGATGATTCGAGCCATTACGAAGTAACTTACATAAACAAAG ATAGCACAGATTCAATGACGTCTACTTACGATATCGTGATTATTGCTGCACCACTCACGGAAGATCAAGAATTTCAAATTGAATTTAACGAATTTCCGGACGACTTTGCCTTTCCAGGAAATTATCAGACGACGTACGCAACGTTTGTCAAAGCGAATCTTAACCCAAAGTACTTTGGCTTGAAAACGACTTTCGATGCTGTTCTAAGTTGCAATCCGAATAAGACGAAGATTAGTTCAGTTGGAAAATTACATCTCGTTGATGGTTCAATTGAAATAGATCCACCAGTTTGGAAAGTCTTTAGCAGAAATTCTATGGAAACAAGTCTTATACACGATATATTTTCTCAA gtcattgagaaaaaggaaattgcCTGGAAAGCGTATCCTCGTTATTCAACGAAAGTAAATCTAGATAATTTCAAGCTGCATGACGCACTGTATCACGTAAATGCGATTGAATGGGCTGCAAGTGCGATGGAGATGAGTGCAGTAGCTGGAAGAAACGTCGCTATCTTAGCATACAACGATTTTCTTACAAAATCACATAACTTTATATTAGATAAAACAAGAGAGATTCATGAAGATTCTAAACAAGTACACGAGcatatagaattttaa
- the Kpc2 gene encoding ubiquitin-associated domain-containing protein 1 isoform X3 encodes MIPWMRDQILEAWHNRKSSRTANKQSLTLSSVSTGNPAGSNTMLTPLPTSPENFFINVISIEGNVLGITIKPNHYTVENIKKIAVIHFYGQDTTKPASCYRLVHSTKFKQLADEDYIDDEDINECDELLLVEIRPFSVQETLSDEALKGPNLEAITRATSDLPSLQNVPKPVPSTECPADFQNEIRKILITLVQASAKILMYSTNAEKLFDVIKEKLEARYKPVNDPKVVKTLIEMGYPHKKVLKALCLRRSNMTEALEWLIEHQDDSDDEDDDFLSVDIITDPNIASSSSSMSIKKKLLKNAWFELETGALKITGNDQANACEWLLGERRRSLQDLDEGLESDSLIYKAIMDNPHIQLSLTKPKMLLAYLSMIETPASANVWINDPEISPVLSQISRTYHTEKHAIHMNRYT; translated from the exons ATGATCCCATGGATGCGTGATCAAATACTAGAGGCCTGGCATAACAGAAAGAGTTCAAGGACAGCTAATAAGCAGTCCTTGACCCTTTCTTCTGTCAGTACAGGCAATCCAGCAGGCAGTAACACTATGCTTACACCATTACCTACTTCACctgaaaattttttcattaatgtcatcag CATTGAAGGTAATGTATTAGGCATTACAATAAAACCAAACCACTATActgtagaaaatattaaaaaaatagcagtGATCCATTTCTATGGTCAAGATACAACCAAACCTGCTTCATGCTATCGTTTAGTTCattcaacaaaatttaaacAGCTTGCAGATGAAGATTATATAGATGATGAGGATATTAATGAATgtg atGAATTATTGCTAGTAGAAATACGACCGTTCTCTGTACAAGAAACTTTGTCAGATGAAGCTCTTAAGGGCCCAAATCTAGAAGCAATAACTCGAGCTACAAGTGATTTACCTAGTCTACAAAATGTTCCTAAGCCTGTGCCATCTACAGAATGCCCTGCagat TTTCAGAATGAAatccgtaaaattttaataacacttgTGCAAGCATctgcaaaaattttaatgtacagcACCAATGCTGAAAAGTTATTTGACGTTATTAAGGAGAAACTTGAAGCTAGGTATAAGCCGGTTAATGATCCAAAAGTTGTAAAAACTCTTATAGAAATGGGTTATCCTCACAAAAAAGTTCTTAAAGCATTATGTCTTCGAAG ATCAAACATGACAGAAGCTTTAGAATGGCTTATAGAACATCAAGATGATTCAGATGATGAAGATGATGATTTCTTATCTGTTGATATAATAACAGATCCAAATATTGCAAGTTCCAGTTCATCAATGagcattaagaaaaaattattaaaaaatgcatggTTTGAACTTGAAACAG GAGCACTGAAAATTACTGGAAATGATCAGGCTAATGCT TGTGAATGGTTGTTGGGCGAAAGAAGACGTAGTCTACAAGATTTAGACGAGGGTCTTGAATCAGATAGTCTAATTTATAAAGCAATTATGGATAATCCTCATATTCAGCTTAGTCTTACAAAACCTAAAATGTTGCTTG catATTTGTCAATGATAGAAACGCCGGCTTCGGCAAATGTATGGATTAATGATCCTGAAATTTCACCCGTACTTAGCCAAATATCTAGAACATATCATACTGAAAAACATGCCATTCATATGAATCGTTATACTTAG
- the Cth gene encoding putative cystathionine gamma-lyase 2 isoform X2, with protein MVQEITNRGGNPTRDVLETCLAALENGKHGFCYSSGLGATTAISALLQAGDHFVAGDDLYGGTNRYIQNCMSKQGIKYTFVDMTNVQNVVDALQPNTKMVWLETPTNPLMKVIDIKAVADSLKSRPDIILVVDNTFLTCYYQKPLELGAHISMYSMSKYMNGHSDIIMGACVTSRDDLAEKLRFIQKAMGIIPSPFDCAMVNRSLKTLELRMQQHMKNGLAVAKFLESHPCVEQVLHPYLPSHQQHDVALKQTSGHSGMISFYLKGDSARFLKALKVFTLAESLGGYESLAELPSIMTHSSVPEEMRVELGITDQLIRLSVGLEAEQDLIADIKQALDACQ; from the exons ATGGTCCAGGAGATTACGAa TAGAGGCGGCAATCCTACACGTGACGTTTTGGAAACATGCCTAGCTGCTTTAGAAAACGGCAAACATGGTTTTTGCTACTCTTCAGGATTGGGCGCTACTACTGCAATTTCAGCTTTATTACAGGCAGGAGATCATTTTGTTGCGGGAGATGATCTCTATGGTGGGACGAATCGTTATATACAAAATTGCATGAGCAAGCAAGGTATAAAATATACCTTCGTCGATATGACGAATGTGCAGAATGTTGTGGACGCCTTACAACCGAATACaaag ATGGTGTGGCTCGAAACTCCAACAAACCCCTTGATGAAAGTAATAGATATTAAAGCGGTAGCTGATAGCTTGAAATCTCGTCCGGACATTATATTAGTAGTCGACAATACTTTTCTTACATGTTATTATCAA aaacctctcgagcttggcgcacatatATCGATGTATTCGATGTCAAAATATATGAATGGCCATTCTGATATTATTATGGGCGCCTGTGTCACATCGCGAGACGatctcgcggaaaaattgCGATTCATACAAAAAG CCATGGGTATCATCCCATCACCATTTGACTGCGCCATGGTTAATCGCAGTTTGAAAACTCTTGAACTCAGAATGCAGCAACATATGAAGAATGGTTTGGCGGTTGCTAAATTTCTCGAGTCCCATCCTTGCGTCGAACAAGTGCTCCATCCat ATCTTCCGTCACATCAACAACATGATGTTGCTCTTAAACAAACATCGGGGCACAGCGGAatgatatctttttatttgaaaggAGATTCTGCACGCTTTTTGAAAGCGTTGAAAGTTTTTACGTTAGCTGAATCTTTAGGCGGTTATGAATCATTGGCTGAATTACC ATCCATAATGACGCATTCTTCTGTGCCGGAAGAAATGCGTGTAGAATTGGGTATAACTGATCAACTAATTCGACTATCTGTTGGTCTTGAAGCCGAACAAGATCTTATAGCCGACATAAAACAAGCATTGGATGCTTGCCAATGA